CCAATTCCGCGCGATATTACTCAGAAGCCCTGACCCGTGATCCGTCCAACCCTGCGTTGCTGGAAAACACGGTGCTTGCGTTTGTGGCGTTAGGGCAGATGGATCGTGCGATGCCGGTGGCGCGCAAACTCGATGCGGAGGGATTCCAAAGTCAGATTGCCGAGATGGTGATCACTTCTGGCATGGTTCAGGACGGCCAATATTCCGAATTGCTGTCGCGGCTTGAAAACCGTGGAGTGGGCCCTCTGGTCGACGGGCTGATGAAAGCCTGGGCGCAGATCGGACGCGGAGCGATGTCCGAAGCCTTGGCTGCATTTGATGCGGTCGCTTCCGAACCCGGTCTTTCCGGGTTCTCGGCTTACCACAAGGCGCTGGCGCTTGCTTCGGTTGGTGATTTCGAAGGGGCCGACGAGATTTTCGCAAGTGGTGCCGAAAACGGTTTGCAGCGCACGCGCCGCGGTGTGATGGCCGAGGTCGAGGTACTAAGCCAGTTGGACCGGAACGATGATGCGCTTGCTCTACTCGATGAGGTGTTTGGCAGCGATCTGGACCCCGAGTTGCGACAGATGCAGGCGGACCTGATTGAAGGAAACCAGCTGCCATTCACTCACGTGCGCAGCGCACAGGATGGCATCGCCGAAGTTTACTATACGATTGGAAGCGCCCTTCAGAACGAGGCCAACGCGGATTACACGTTGCTTTATGCCCGCATTGCGGAGGCGCTGCGGAGCGACCATATCGAAGCAATCCTTTTGACCGCGGAATTGTTGGAAGCGCTCGACCAGTATGAGCTCGCGTCTCAAGCTTACAAACGCGTACCAGCGGACCATCCATCTTTCCACGCCGCAGAAATGGGACGGGCGGAAGCGCTTCGGGAATCGGGTAAGCTAGAAGCTGCAATCGAGGTTTTGGAACAGCTTGCGCGGAGCCAGGGTCATTTGCCGTATGTGCATTCGTCGCTTGGGGACTTGCACCGTCAGGA
This genomic window from Shimia isoporae contains:
- a CDS encoding tetratricopeptide repeat protein, which produces MAHRFFRSVAVSALVAAMAVPANADSFAGPYLAARQASYGSDYANSARYYSEALTRDPSNPALLENTVLAFVALGQMDRAMPVARKLDAEGFQSQIAEMVITSGMVQDGQYSELLSRLENRGVGPLVDGLMKAWAQIGRGAMSEALAAFDAVASEPGLSGFSAYHKALALASVGDFEGADEIFASGAENGLQRTRRGVMAEVEVLSQLDRNDDALALLDEVFGSDLDPELRQMQADLIEGNQLPFTHVRSAQDGIAEVYYTIGSALQNEANADYTLLYARIAEALRSDHIEAILLTAELLEALDQYELASQAYKRVPADHPSFHAAEMGRAEALRESGKLEAAIEVLEQLARSQGHLPYVHSSLGDLHRQEREFEAAVASYDTAIEIFEELEQRQWFLFYARGISHERLDNWEQAEADFRKALELNPEQPQVLNYLGYSLVEKQIKLEEALDMIERAVAARPDSGYIVDSLGWVLFRLGRYDEAVIQMERAAELMPVDPVVNDHLGDTFWAVGRKLEAQFQWRRALSFVDEETAEEAKPDRIRRKLEVGLDVVLEEEGAEPLKVVDGSDG